From the Anser cygnoides isolate HZ-2024a breed goose chromosome 24, Taihu_goose_T2T_genome, whole genome shotgun sequence genome, one window contains:
- the DCDC2B gene encoding doublecortin domain-containing protein 2B isoform X6, giving the protein MSSRGLALAPPAKNVVVYRNGDPFFHGKKFVVNQRRFLTFEAFLKEVTRSIHAPLAVRNLYTPRDGHRIAELGDLQDGCQYVAAGFEKFKRLNYLNQGRKELRGTSKSSGVQSRTVAPWRSNIATRRQKHTHLTIHVFRNGDLLSPPFRLLFSQSAPLQWDTLLATLTAKADLRSGAVNRLCRLDGTQVFGEEGLVNDGYYVAVGTEEYKKLPYFELLVPQDSACRTPCLASVMPPPRTVLLPLLLLNHPNSWTVAGCRPQELQRPTGARLLFHHCTGKSGGLTSGRKSPFSMLNLSVWDRTGGGTGVCSTGLIKKKLSIKPKILGRRCKVLGE; this is encoded by the exons ATGAGCTCCAGAGGCTTAGCTCTGGCACCTCCAGCCAAGAACGTGGTGGTGTACCGCAACGGTGACCCCTTTTTCCACGGGAAGAAGTTTGTGGTGAACCAGCGGCGGTTCCTGACCTTTGAGGCGTTTCTGAAGGAGGTGACCAGGAGCATTCACGCGCCCCTGGCTGTGAGGAATCTCtacacccccagggacggccACCGCATCGCTGAGCTGGGGGACCTGCAGGACGGGTGCCAGTACGTGGCTGCGGGGTTTGAAAAGTTCAAAAGGCTCAA CTATTTAAaccagggaaggaaggagctcCGTGGGACAAGTAAGAGCAGCGGTGTGCAG TCCCGCACCGTAGCTCCCTGGAGGTCAAACATCGCAACACGACGGCAGAAGCACACCCACCTTACAATCCA tgttttCCGGAATGGGGATTTGCTGAGCCCTCCTTTCCGACTGCTGTTCTCTCAGAGCGCCCCGCTGCAGTGGGACACGCTCCTGGCTACGCTGACAGCGAAAGCTGACCTGCGCAGCGGAGCTGTTAACAG GCTCTGCAGGCTGGATGGCACGCAGGTGTTTGGTGAGGAGGGGCTGGTGAATGACGGTTACTACGTGGCTGTGGGGACTGAGGAGTACAAAAAACTGCCTTACTTTGAGCTGCTGGTGCCCCAGGATTCTGCATGCAGGACACCATG tttagcCAGCGTGATGCCACCTCCCAGGacagtgctgctgcctctgctcttgCTGAACCACCCCAACAG CTGGACGGTTGCAGGGTGCAgaccccaggagctgcagagaccAACAGGAGCCCGGTTGCTTTTCCACCACTGCACAGGCAAGTCAGGAGGTCTCACCTCAGGGAGGAAGAGTCCATTTTCCATGCTAAACCTGTCCGTGTGGGacagaacaggaggaggaacaggagtGTGCAGCACTGGCCTGATCAAG aAGAAATTGTCTATAAAGCCAAAGATCCTAGGAAGGAGATGCAAGGTGCTTGGGGAGTAA
- the DCDC2B gene encoding doublecortin domain-containing protein 2B isoform X3, with amino-acid sequence MSSRGLALAPPAKNVVVYRNGDPFFHGKKFVVNQRRFLTFEAFLKEVTRSIHAPLAVRNLYTPRDGHRIAELGDLQDGCQYVAAGFEKFKRLNYLNQGRKELRGTSKSSGVQSRTVAPWRSNIATRRQKHTHLTIHVFRNGDLLSPPFRLLFSQSAPLQWDTLLATLTAKADLRSGAVNRLCRLDGTQVFGEEGLVNDGYYVAVGTEEYKKLPYFELLVPQDSACRTPWNHPDRRKKYSRKFSQRDATSQDSAAASALAEPPQQLDGCRVQTPGAAETNRSPVAFPPLHRQVRRSHLREEESIFHAKPVRVGQNRRRNRSVQHWPDQEEIVYKAKDPRKEMQGAWGVREHEHTRVEAPTDQQSCSEELTAGP; translated from the exons ATGAGCTCCAGAGGCTTAGCTCTGGCACCTCCAGCCAAGAACGTGGTGGTGTACCGCAACGGTGACCCCTTTTTCCACGGGAAGAAGTTTGTGGTGAACCAGCGGCGGTTCCTGACCTTTGAGGCGTTTCTGAAGGAGGTGACCAGGAGCATTCACGCGCCCCTGGCTGTGAGGAATCTCtacacccccagggacggccACCGCATCGCTGAGCTGGGGGACCTGCAGGACGGGTGCCAGTACGTGGCTGCGGGGTTTGAAAAGTTCAAAAGGCTCAA CTATTTAAaccagggaaggaaggagctcCGTGGGACAAGTAAGAGCAGCGGTGTGCAG TCCCGCACCGTAGCTCCCTGGAGGTCAAACATCGCAACACGACGGCAGAAGCACACCCACCTTACAATCCA tgttttCCGGAATGGGGATTTGCTGAGCCCTCCTTTCCGACTGCTGTTCTCTCAGAGCGCCCCGCTGCAGTGGGACACGCTCCTGGCTACGCTGACAGCGAAAGCTGACCTGCGCAGCGGAGCTGTTAACAG GCTCTGCAGGCTGGATGGCACGCAGGTGTTTGGTGAGGAGGGGCTGGTGAATGACGGTTACTACGTGGCTGTGGGGACTGAGGAGTACAAAAAACTGCCTTACTTTGAGCTGCTGGTGCCCCAGGATTCTGCATGCAGGACACCATG GAACCATCCAGATAGACGCAAAAAGTACAGCAGAAAG tttagcCAGCGTGATGCCACCTCCCAGGacagtgctgctgcctctgctcttgCTGAACCACCCCAACAG CTGGACGGTTGCAGGGTGCAgaccccaggagctgcagagaccAACAGGAGCCCGGTTGCTTTTCCACCACTGCACAGGCAAGTCAGGAGGTCTCACCTCAGGGAGGAAGAGTCCATTTTCCATGCTAAACCTGTCCGTGTGGGacagaacaggaggaggaacaggagtGTGCAGCACTGGCCTGATCAAG aAGAAATTGTCTATAAAGCCAAAGATCCTAGGAAGGAGATGCAAGGTGCTTGGGGAGTAAGAGAGCACGAACACACTAGGGTGGAGGCACCCACTGATCAG CAATCCTGCTCTGAAGAGCTCACAGCGGGACCGTGA
- the DCDC2B gene encoding doublecortin domain-containing protein 2B isoform X5 yields the protein MSSRGLALAPPAKNVVVYRNGDPFFHGKKFVVNQRRFLTFEAFLKEVTRSIHAPLAVRNLYTPRDGHRIAELGDLQDGCQYVAAGFEKFKRLNYLNQGRKELRGTSKSSGVQSRTVAPWRSNIATRRQKHTHLTIHVFRNGDLLSPPFRLLFSQSAPLQWDTLLATLTAKADLRSGAVNRLCRLDGTQVFGEEGLVNDGYYVAVGTEEYKKLPYFELLVPQDSACRTPCLASVMPPPRTVLLPLLLLNHPNSWTVAGCRPQELQRPTGARLLFHHCTGKSGGLTSGRKSPFSMLNLSVWDRTGGGTGVCSTGLIKARTAGTAQKPAAGKRDGSDSEGEDH from the exons ATGAGCTCCAGAGGCTTAGCTCTGGCACCTCCAGCCAAGAACGTGGTGGTGTACCGCAACGGTGACCCCTTTTTCCACGGGAAGAAGTTTGTGGTGAACCAGCGGCGGTTCCTGACCTTTGAGGCGTTTCTGAAGGAGGTGACCAGGAGCATTCACGCGCCCCTGGCTGTGAGGAATCTCtacacccccagggacggccACCGCATCGCTGAGCTGGGGGACCTGCAGGACGGGTGCCAGTACGTGGCTGCGGGGTTTGAAAAGTTCAAAAGGCTCAA CTATTTAAaccagggaaggaaggagctcCGTGGGACAAGTAAGAGCAGCGGTGTGCAG TCCCGCACCGTAGCTCCCTGGAGGTCAAACATCGCAACACGACGGCAGAAGCACACCCACCTTACAATCCA tgttttCCGGAATGGGGATTTGCTGAGCCCTCCTTTCCGACTGCTGTTCTCTCAGAGCGCCCCGCTGCAGTGGGACACGCTCCTGGCTACGCTGACAGCGAAAGCTGACCTGCGCAGCGGAGCTGTTAACAG GCTCTGCAGGCTGGATGGCACGCAGGTGTTTGGTGAGGAGGGGCTGGTGAATGACGGTTACTACGTGGCTGTGGGGACTGAGGAGTACAAAAAACTGCCTTACTTTGAGCTGCTGGTGCCCCAGGATTCTGCATGCAGGACACCATG tttagcCAGCGTGATGCCACCTCCCAGGacagtgctgctgcctctgctcttgCTGAACCACCCCAACAG CTGGACGGTTGCAGGGTGCAgaccccaggagctgcagagaccAACAGGAGCCCGGTTGCTTTTCCACCACTGCACAGGCAAGTCAGGAGGTCTCACCTCAGGGAGGAAGAGTCCATTTTCCATGCTAAACCTGTCCGTGTGGGacagaacaggaggaggaacaggagtGTGCAGCACTGGCCTGATCAAG GCGAGGACTGCAGGCACAGCACAAAAGCCCGCGGCAGGGAAAAGGGATGGCAGCGATTCTGAGGGTGAGGATCACTAA
- the DCDC2B gene encoding doublecortin domain-containing protein 2B isoform X4: protein MSSRGLALAPPAKNVVVYRNGDPFFHGKKFVVNQRRFLTFEAFLKEVTRSIHAPLAVRNLYTPRDGHRIAELGDLQDGCQYVAAGFEKFKRLNYLNQGRKELRGTSKSSGVQSRTVAPWRSNIATRRQKHTHLTIHVFRNGDLLSPPFRLLFSQSAPLQWDTLLATLTAKADLRSGAVNRLCRLDGTQVFGEEGLVNDGYYVAVGTEEYKKLPYFELLVPQDSACRTPWNHPDRRKKYSRKFSQRDATSQDSAAASALAEPPQQLDGCRVQTPGAAETNRSPVAFPPLHRQVRRSHLREEESIFHAKPVRVGQNRRRNRSVQHWPDQGEDCRHSTKARGREKGWQRF, encoded by the exons ATGAGCTCCAGAGGCTTAGCTCTGGCACCTCCAGCCAAGAACGTGGTGGTGTACCGCAACGGTGACCCCTTTTTCCACGGGAAGAAGTTTGTGGTGAACCAGCGGCGGTTCCTGACCTTTGAGGCGTTTCTGAAGGAGGTGACCAGGAGCATTCACGCGCCCCTGGCTGTGAGGAATCTCtacacccccagggacggccACCGCATCGCTGAGCTGGGGGACCTGCAGGACGGGTGCCAGTACGTGGCTGCGGGGTTTGAAAAGTTCAAAAGGCTCAA CTATTTAAaccagggaaggaaggagctcCGTGGGACAAGTAAGAGCAGCGGTGTGCAG TCCCGCACCGTAGCTCCCTGGAGGTCAAACATCGCAACACGACGGCAGAAGCACACCCACCTTACAATCCA tgttttCCGGAATGGGGATTTGCTGAGCCCTCCTTTCCGACTGCTGTTCTCTCAGAGCGCCCCGCTGCAGTGGGACACGCTCCTGGCTACGCTGACAGCGAAAGCTGACCTGCGCAGCGGAGCTGTTAACAG GCTCTGCAGGCTGGATGGCACGCAGGTGTTTGGTGAGGAGGGGCTGGTGAATGACGGTTACTACGTGGCTGTGGGGACTGAGGAGTACAAAAAACTGCCTTACTTTGAGCTGCTGGTGCCCCAGGATTCTGCATGCAGGACACCATG GAACCATCCAGATAGACGCAAAAAGTACAGCAGAAAG tttagcCAGCGTGATGCCACCTCCCAGGacagtgctgctgcctctgctcttgCTGAACCACCCCAACAG CTGGACGGTTGCAGGGTGCAgaccccaggagctgcagagaccAACAGGAGCCCGGTTGCTTTTCCACCACTGCACAGGCAAGTCAGGAGGTCTCACCTCAGGGAGGAAGAGTCCATTTTCCATGCTAAACCTGTCCGTGTGGGacagaacaggaggaggaacaggagtGTGCAGCACTGGCCTGATCAAG GCGAGGACTGCAGGCACAGCACAAAAGCCCGCGGCAGGGAAAAGGGATGGCAGCGATTCTGA
- the DCDC2B gene encoding doublecortin domain-containing protein 2B isoform X1, with protein MSSRGLALAPPAKNVVVYRNGDPFFHGKKFVVNQRRFLTFEAFLKEVTRSIHAPLAVRNLYTPRDGHRIAELGDLQDGCQYVAAGFEKFKRLNYLNQGRKELRGTSKSSGVQSRTVAPWRSNIATRRQKHTHLTIHVFRNGDLLSPPFRLLFSQSAPLQWDTLLATLTAKADLRSGAVNRLCRLDGTQVFGEEGLVNDGYYVAVGTEEYKKLPYFELLVPQDSACRTPWNHPDRRKKYSRKFSQRDATSQDSAAASALAEPPQQLDGCRVQTPGAAETNRSPVAFPPLHRQVRRSHLREEESIFHAKPVRVGQNRRRNRSVQHWPDQEEIVYKAKDPRKEMQGAWGVREHEHTRVEAPTDQARTAGTAQKPAAGKRDGSDSEGEDH; from the exons ATGAGCTCCAGAGGCTTAGCTCTGGCACCTCCAGCCAAGAACGTGGTGGTGTACCGCAACGGTGACCCCTTTTTCCACGGGAAGAAGTTTGTGGTGAACCAGCGGCGGTTCCTGACCTTTGAGGCGTTTCTGAAGGAGGTGACCAGGAGCATTCACGCGCCCCTGGCTGTGAGGAATCTCtacacccccagggacggccACCGCATCGCTGAGCTGGGGGACCTGCAGGACGGGTGCCAGTACGTGGCTGCGGGGTTTGAAAAGTTCAAAAGGCTCAA CTATTTAAaccagggaaggaaggagctcCGTGGGACAAGTAAGAGCAGCGGTGTGCAG TCCCGCACCGTAGCTCCCTGGAGGTCAAACATCGCAACACGACGGCAGAAGCACACCCACCTTACAATCCA tgttttCCGGAATGGGGATTTGCTGAGCCCTCCTTTCCGACTGCTGTTCTCTCAGAGCGCCCCGCTGCAGTGGGACACGCTCCTGGCTACGCTGACAGCGAAAGCTGACCTGCGCAGCGGAGCTGTTAACAG GCTCTGCAGGCTGGATGGCACGCAGGTGTTTGGTGAGGAGGGGCTGGTGAATGACGGTTACTACGTGGCTGTGGGGACTGAGGAGTACAAAAAACTGCCTTACTTTGAGCTGCTGGTGCCCCAGGATTCTGCATGCAGGACACCATG GAACCATCCAGATAGACGCAAAAAGTACAGCAGAAAG tttagcCAGCGTGATGCCACCTCCCAGGacagtgctgctgcctctgctcttgCTGAACCACCCCAACAG CTGGACGGTTGCAGGGTGCAgaccccaggagctgcagagaccAACAGGAGCCCGGTTGCTTTTCCACCACTGCACAGGCAAGTCAGGAGGTCTCACCTCAGGGAGGAAGAGTCCATTTTCCATGCTAAACCTGTCCGTGTGGGacagaacaggaggaggaacaggagtGTGCAGCACTGGCCTGATCAAG aAGAAATTGTCTATAAAGCCAAAGATCCTAGGAAGGAGATGCAAGGTGCTTGGGGAGTAAGAGAGCACGAACACACTAGGGTGGAGGCACCCACTGATCAG GCGAGGACTGCAGGCACAGCACAAAAGCCCGCGGCAGGGAAAAGGGATGGCAGCGATTCTGAGGGTGAGGATCACTAA
- the DCDC2B gene encoding doublecortin domain-containing protein 2B isoform X2, with the protein MSSRGLALAPPAKNVVVYRNGDPFFHGKKFVVNQRRFLTFEAFLKEVTRSIHAPLAVRNLYTPRDGHRIAELGDLQDGCQYVAAGFEKFKRLNYLNQGRKELRGTSKSSGVQSRTVAPWRSNIATRRQKHTHLTIHVFRNGDLLSPPFRLLFSQSAPLQWDTLLATLTAKADLRSGAVNRLDGTQVFGEEGLVNDGYYVAVGTEEYKKLPYFELLVPQDSACRTPWNHPDRRKKYSRKFSQRDATSQDSAAASALAEPPQQLDGCRVQTPGAAETNRSPVAFPPLHRQVRRSHLREEESIFHAKPVRVGQNRRRNRSVQHWPDQEEIVYKAKDPRKEMQGAWGVREHEHTRVEAPTDQARTAGTAQKPAAGKRDGSDSEGEDH; encoded by the exons ATGAGCTCCAGAGGCTTAGCTCTGGCACCTCCAGCCAAGAACGTGGTGGTGTACCGCAACGGTGACCCCTTTTTCCACGGGAAGAAGTTTGTGGTGAACCAGCGGCGGTTCCTGACCTTTGAGGCGTTTCTGAAGGAGGTGACCAGGAGCATTCACGCGCCCCTGGCTGTGAGGAATCTCtacacccccagggacggccACCGCATCGCTGAGCTGGGGGACCTGCAGGACGGGTGCCAGTACGTGGCTGCGGGGTTTGAAAAGTTCAAAAGGCTCAA CTATTTAAaccagggaaggaaggagctcCGTGGGACAAGTAAGAGCAGCGGTGTGCAG TCCCGCACCGTAGCTCCCTGGAGGTCAAACATCGCAACACGACGGCAGAAGCACACCCACCTTACAATCCA tgttttCCGGAATGGGGATTTGCTGAGCCCTCCTTTCCGACTGCTGTTCTCTCAGAGCGCCCCGCTGCAGTGGGACACGCTCCTGGCTACGCTGACAGCGAAAGCTGACCTGCGCAGCGGAGCTGTTAACAG GCTGGATGGCACGCAGGTGTTTGGTGAGGAGGGGCTGGTGAATGACGGTTACTACGTGGCTGTGGGGACTGAGGAGTACAAAAAACTGCCTTACTTTGAGCTGCTGGTGCCCCAGGATTCTGCATGCAGGACACCATG GAACCATCCAGATAGACGCAAAAAGTACAGCAGAAAG tttagcCAGCGTGATGCCACCTCCCAGGacagtgctgctgcctctgctcttgCTGAACCACCCCAACAG CTGGACGGTTGCAGGGTGCAgaccccaggagctgcagagaccAACAGGAGCCCGGTTGCTTTTCCACCACTGCACAGGCAAGTCAGGAGGTCTCACCTCAGGGAGGAAGAGTCCATTTTCCATGCTAAACCTGTCCGTGTGGGacagaacaggaggaggaacaggagtGTGCAGCACTGGCCTGATCAAG aAGAAATTGTCTATAAAGCCAAAGATCCTAGGAAGGAGATGCAAGGTGCTTGGGGAGTAAGAGAGCACGAACACACTAGGGTGGAGGCACCCACTGATCAG GCGAGGACTGCAGGCACAGCACAAAAGCCCGCGGCAGGGAAAAGGGATGGCAGCGATTCTGAGGGTGAGGATCACTAA